One region of Pagrus major chromosome 7, Pma_NU_1.0 genomic DNA includes:
- the ndnl2 gene encoding necdin-like 2 → MTQRKRLSNAQSSTQNREEDDDTTFTQPSTSQVQRGLEKVTPAQVDQKTAEVVQYFLVKDQKKIPVRRADIVKHVVKEYRNIYPEIMKRAAHTFDQVFGLKLVEIDAKSHTYILINKLETAEGASPINSPANPKMGLLFVILSVIFMKEGVVKENLIWNTLKKLRVDPGKKHEEFGDVKKVVTDEFVRQRYLEYVRIPHTEPVEHEFRWGQRAEIEVSKARILEFMSELHGQEPQSWSQQYREAHPASNTQPGTSSQR, encoded by the exons ATGACGCAGAGAAAAAGGCTGTCCAACGCTCAGAGCTCCACTCAGAACAGA GAAGAAGATGATGACACAACATTCACTCAGCCAAGTACGTCGCAGGTTCAGAGAGGGCTGGAGAAAGTCACACCTGCACAGGTCGACCAAAAG ACGGCTGAGGTGGTGCAGTACTTCTTGGTGAAAGACCAAAAGAAAATTCCTGTACGACGAGCAG ACATTGTGAAACACGTGGTGAAGGAGTACAGAAACATCTACCCTGAGATCATGAAGAGAGCAGCACATACTTTTGACCAG GTATTTGGCCTCAAACTGGTTGAAATCGACGCCAAGAGTCACACGTACATACTGATCAATAAGCTGGAGACGGCTGAGGGAGCCTCGCCGATCAA TAGCCCTGCCAATCCAAAGATGGGTCTGCTGTTTGTCATCCTGAGTGTTATTTTCATGAAAGAAGGAGTCGTCAAAGAAA aCCTCATCTGGAATACTCTCAAGAAACTCCGAGTTGACCCCGG AAAGAAACATGAAGAGTTTGGTGACGTGAAGAAGGTGGTCACAGACGAGTTTGTGCGACAGAG atACCTGGAGTACGTGCGAATCCCTCACACGGAGCCAGTCGAGCATGAGTTTCGATGGGGTCAACGTGCTGAAATTGAAGTGTCAAAAGCCAGAATCCTCGAGTTCATGAGTGAA CTTCATGGACAGGAGCCTCAGAGCTGGAGTCAGCAGTACAGAGAAGCTCACCCTGCCTCCAACACACAGCCCGGCACCAGCAGCCAGAGATAA
- the LOC140999618 gene encoding 6-phosphofructo-2-kinase/fructose-2,6-bisphosphatase 1-like isoform X3, with translation MSVDVSQVKLSSPDYIDCDKEEAVADFLKRIDCYKMTYVPLDDNKDRNLSYIKIFNVGSRYLVNRVQDHIQSRIVYYLMNIHVTPRSIYLCRHGESELNLMGRIGGDSGLSPRGAKFASALGAYLRGQCISDLKVWTSHMKRTIQTAEALGVQYEQWKALNEIDAGVCEDMTYEEIQENYPEEFALRDQDKYRYRYPKGESYEDLVQRLEPVIMELERQENVLVICHQAVMRCLLAYFLDKSAAELPYLKCPLHTVLKLTPVAYGCKVESVFLNIEAVNTHRDKPENVDVDRDPAEALETVPDHI, from the exons ATGAGCGTTGATGTTTCT CAAGTGAAGCTGAGCAGTCCTGACTACATCGACTGCGACAAAGAGGAGGCGGTGGCCGACTTCCTGAAGAGGATCGACTGTTACAAGATGACCTACGTCCCGCTGGACGACAACAAGGACAG GAACTTGTCGTACATCAAGATCTTCAACGTGGGCAGCAGGTACCTGGTGAACCGGGTCCAGGACCACATTCAGAGCAGGATCGTCTACTACCTCATGAACATCCACGTCACCCCGAGGTCCATCTACCTGTGTCGCCACGGAGAGAGCGAGCTCAACCTCATGGGTCGCATCGGGGGAGACTCGGGGCTGTCGCCTCGCGGGGCGAAG ttTGCCAGCGCTCTGGGTGCCTACCTGCGTGGGCAGTGTATCAGTGACCTGAAGGTGTGGACGAGCCACATGAAGAGGACCATCCAGACTGCAGAGGCTCTGGGAGTCCAGTACGAGCAGTGGAAGGCCCTCAATGAGATCGACGCT GGGGTTTGCGAGGACATGACGTACGAGGAGATCCAGGAGAATTACCCAGAGGAGTTTGCACTGAGGGACCAAGACAAGTATCGCTACCGCTACCCTAAAggagag TCGTACGAAGACCTCGTCCAGCGTCTGGAGCCCGTCATCATGGAGCTGGAGAGGCAGGAGAACGTGTTGGTCATCTGTCACCAGGCTGTCATGAGATGTCTGCTGGCCTACTTCCTGGACAAGAGTGCTG CTGAGCTGCCGTACCTGAAGTGTCCTCTCCACACAGTCCTGAAACTCACCCCAGTCGCCTACG gttGTAAAGTGGAGTCTGTCTTCCTCAACATCGAAGCTGTCAACACGCACAGAGACAAACCAGAg AACGTGGACGTGGACAGAGACCCGGCGGAGGCGTTGGAGACGGTCCCAGATCACATCTAG
- the LOC140999757 gene encoding mitochondrial carnitine/acylcarnitine carrier protein, protein MGQEARVSPLKNFVAGGVAGACLLLAGHPLDTIKVRLQTQPKAPCAQYVLYTGTYDCFRKTVSKEGVLGLYKGMGAPLAGVAPMMAISFFGFGLGKQLQQTDPDKPLTHTQIFLSGCLAGVFTTVIVAPGERIKCLLQVQASSGTARYSGPLDCAVRLYKEQGIRSVYKGTVLTLIRDVPSNGLYFLTYESLKNVLTPEGQSVSQLSTPKIILAGGVAGILNWTIALPPDVLKSNFQTAADGKYRGLVDVLRTLLREEGPAALYKGFNAVFLRAFPANAACFLGFEVALKGLNALAPSW, encoded by the exons ATGGGGCAAGAGGCAAGAGTTTCTCCGCTCAAGAACTTCGTGGCTGGAGGGGTCGCCGGAGCGTGTCTGCTGCTGGCCGGACACCCGCTGGACACCATCAag GTGAGGCTACAGACGCAGCCTAAAGCCCCCTGCGCTCAGTATGTGCTCTACACTGGAACGTATGACTGCTTCCGCAAGACCGTATCCAAagag GGTGTCCTCGGCCTCTATAAAGGTATGGGGGCTCCTCTGGCGGGCGTGGCTCCGATGATGGCCATCAGTTTCTTTGGGTTCGGTCTGGGAAAACAGCTCCAGCAGACCGACCCTGACAAACCTCTAAC GCACACTCAAATATTCCTGTCTGGCTGTCTGGCAGGGGTCTTCACTACAGTGATCGTGGCTCCAGGAGAGAGAATCAAATGTTTACTGCAG gtgCAGGCCAGCAGTGGCACAGCGAGGTACTCCGGTCCACTGGACTGTGCAGTCAGACTGTATAAGGAGCAGGGGATCCGCAGCGTCTACAAAGGGACAGTGCTGACTCTCATCAGAG ATGTGCCTTCCAACGGTCTGTACTTCCTCACATACGAATCCCTCAAAAACGTCCTGACACCCGAGGGTCAAAG TGTTTCTCAGCTCAGCACTCCCAAAATCATCCTGGCTGGTGGCGTAGCGGGGATTTTAAACTGGACAATCGCTCTTCCTCCGGATGTCCTCAAATCCAACTTCCAGACAG ctgcagatgGGAAGTACAGAGGTCTGGTCGACGTCCTGAGAACGCTGCTCAGAGAAGAAGGACCTGCAGCCCTCTATAAGGGATTCAATGCGGTCTTTCTGCGAGCCTTCCCTGCCAACGCG GCCTGTTTCTTGGGGTTTGAGGTGGCATTGAAGGGATTGAACGCACTCGCACCCAGTTGGTAA